The segment AAGAGGCGGGCTCGCTCTACGGTCTCCACATCTGCCCCAACTGAGGACACACCAACAGCGCAGCAGGAAGCAATCAAAGAAGCAGTTTTCTGCCTGATGATGTCAAAGTACACCTCTTCGGTAATGTCCAGGCGGCGGGCTTTCTCCATCTGTAGTAATTCGCCCTCGCTCATCTCGCGCACGGCATTACTCACAATTTTGAGCAGCCCAAAATCATCGTTGTTCAGGGAGAGCAGGAGACCTTTGGAGAGAAGATAATCGCCAACTAGCACCGCTATTTTGTTTTTCCAGAGGGCATTTACAGAGAAGAATCCGCGGCGGTAGTTGGAGTCGTCTACCACGTCATCGTGCACCAGGGTGGCGGTATGAAGCAGCTCTATGAGTGCCGCGCCGCGATAGGTGGCGTCCGGAATCTGCTCCTGGATGAGCTTGGCCATGAAGAAAACGAACATGGGCCGCATCTGCTTGCCCTTGCGTTTAACAATGTAGCTCATGATCTTATCCAGTAGCAAAACGTTTGATTGCATAGACTGGCGGAATTTCTTTTCGAACTCCTGCATCTCAACTGCAATCGGGGCCTGTATCTGGTCTAAGGGGCTGCTCATCTCTTGGGCGCAATATTACGAGGCTGCGCCCTCAGAAGCAAACGCGGGGTTTGTATTTGCCATTATTCAGGCATTACTTCCTTTCTTTTTAAGATATTTGCAGTTATGATTCAACGTGCCGACTTTCTCCTTTCCTCCCCTCATGGGCGTGACTTCGCGGTAGACGCCAGATGGCTTGCTGATGGGCAGGCAAAACCCGTGGTAGTTTTTGTGCATGGCTTCAAAGGATTCAAAGATTGGGGACATTTCAACCTGCTGGCAGATTACTTTGCCCATCATGGTTTTGTATTCGTGAAGCTGAACCTCTCACACAACGGGGTGGAACCAGACGGCAATGACTTGACCAACATGGAGGCTTTTGGGAACAACAACTTCTGCATTGAATTAGATGACGTGGGAACGCTGCTGGACCACCTCAAAAACAATCCTGCAGAAATACCAGCCCAAGAACTAAACTCAGATTACATATTTCTGGTTGGG is part of the Rufibacter tibetensis genome and harbors:
- a CDS encoding polyprenyl synthetase family protein, with protein sequence MSSPLDQIQAPIAVEMQEFEKKFRQSMQSNVLLLDKIMSYIVKRKGKQMRPMFVFFMAKLIQEQIPDATYRGAALIELLHTATLVHDDVVDDSNYRRGFFSVNALWKNKIAVLVGDYLLSKGLLLSLNNDDFGLLKIVSNAVREMSEGELLQMEKARRLDITEEVYFDIIRQKTASLIASCCAVGVSSVGADVETVERARLFGEKVGLAFQIKDDLFDYGTAEIGKPVGIDIKEKKMTLPLIYALQQADWLTKRRVIYNVKNNNGKADRINAVIDFVKKSGGLEYSIHCMNNLHADALQLLHTFPASASRDSLEQLIRYTIEREK